A portion of the bacterium genome contains these proteins:
- a CDS encoding ABC transporter permease: protein MATATPAIPSGFRPSGARLLVLRTLPFAIAVVAWWAATTPWGGVPRYVLPSPSAVFQDAVDLARQGVLLDAVLSSITRMVVGFLVGATLGITFGIVVGTNRAVAAFFMPLARFFQAIAGVIWIPLAVLWLGISWRSVTFIIFNTVFFLVFYNTLMGVQTVPRTLRNSILTLGGSRWDVIREVLLPGALPSILVGLRVGVGYGWRSLIAAEIIASGQGLGVLIWQGERFFRIPDIVVGLFLIGLISLFMDRLVFAPLQARTVERWGTTAGAPR from the coding sequence GTGGCCACCGCCACTCCTGCAATCCCGTCCGGATTCCGCCCAAGCGGCGCGCGCCTGCTCGTGCTCCGCACCCTCCCGTTTGCGATCGCGGTGGTCGCCTGGTGGGCCGCCACGACACCATGGGGCGGCGTACCGCGGTATGTCCTCCCATCGCCAAGCGCCGTGTTCCAGGACGCGGTCGACCTCGCCCGCCAAGGCGTGCTGCTCGACGCGGTGCTGTCGAGCATTACCCGCATGGTGGTTGGGTTTCTGGTCGGCGCAACGCTCGGGATCACCTTCGGGATTGTCGTGGGCACGAACCGCGCGGTGGCGGCGTTCTTCATGCCCCTGGCGCGTTTCTTCCAGGCAATCGCGGGAGTGATCTGGATCCCGCTCGCGGTCCTGTGGCTCGGGATCAGCTGGCGGAGCGTCACGTTCATCATCTTCAACACCGTGTTCTTCCTCGTGTTCTACAACACGCTAATGGGCGTGCAGACCGTGCCCCGAACCCTGCGCAACTCGATCCTGACGCTCGGAGGGAGCCGTTGGGACGTGATCCGCGAGGTGCTGCTCCCCGGAGCGCTGCCGAGCATCCTCGTCGGCCTGCGGGTCGGCGTGGGGTACGGCTGGCGGTCCCTCATCGCGGCGGAGATCATTGCGAGCGGTCAGGGGCTCGGCGTGCTGATCTGGCAGGGGGAGCGGTTCTTCCGCATCCCGGATATCGTCGTGGGCCTGTTCCTCATCGGGCTGATCAGCCTGTTCATGGACCGGCTCGTGTTTGCCCCACTCCAGGCACGCACCGTTGAACGCTGGGGCACGACCGCGGGCGCGCCCCGCTAA
- a CDS encoding ABC transporter substrate-binding protein, with amino-acid sequence METRRSALTLSLVLACLVLLAGGGTAATLDAPITVTSGGLCICHAPLYVGIAKGIFAKDGVNLRVLRVASGFEGLAALQTGSAQVADAVPAVAAQAIAQGIDVKAVLPANGDATGTVPTDNYFAVIARPGRGIRSDHLEDLKGKTIGLPVGTVAHQYLFYAAQAKNLDPQKDFRLQNVSPADLPSALQSGSVDAIVSWEPIPLQALSMMKDAVVVARGGNHIQYLFFRWMSSRYVATNPGTTKRFVAAFAESAQYTREHPDEAADIVAKEFNGLDRGVIRQSLRYLTFDMRVSRATMDAAQQGLDFASKIGALKQTPSLNSMLDLRYLNQVVKEDPKIFSDLPAIPRALVLP; translated from the coding sequence TTGGAAACGCGACGCTCGGCTCTCACACTGTCGCTCGTTCTGGCGTGTTTGGTGCTGCTGGCCGGAGGGGGCACGGCGGCCACGCTCGATGCCCCCATCACGGTGACGTCCGGCGGCCTGTGCATCTGCCACGCGCCTCTATACGTCGGGATCGCCAAAGGGATCTTCGCGAAGGACGGAGTGAACTTGCGCGTGCTTCGTGTGGCCAGCGGGTTTGAAGGGCTGGCCGCCCTGCAGACCGGAAGCGCTCAGGTCGCCGACGCGGTCCCCGCCGTCGCGGCGCAAGCAATCGCGCAGGGCATCGACGTCAAAGCGGTGCTGCCCGCGAACGGCGACGCGACCGGGACGGTCCCGACGGACAACTACTTCGCGGTGATCGCGCGGCCCGGGCGCGGCATCCGCTCCGACCACCTCGAGGACCTCAAGGGCAAGACGATCGGGCTCCCCGTGGGAACCGTGGCGCACCAATACCTGTTCTACGCGGCGCAGGCCAAGAACCTGGACCCGCAAAAGGACTTTCGTCTGCAGAACGTGTCGCCGGCCGACCTGCCGAGCGCTCTGCAGAGTGGGTCGGTGGACGCCATCGTGTCGTGGGAACCGATACCGTTGCAGGCACTCAGCATGATGAAGGACGCGGTCGTCGTGGCTCGAGGCGGCAACCACATCCAGTACCTGTTCTTCCGCTGGATGTCGTCCCGGTACGTCGCTACGAATCCCGGGACGACGAAGCGCTTCGTTGCGGCGTTCGCCGAATCGGCCCAGTATACGCGCGAGCACCCTGACGAGGCGGCCGACATCGTCGCCAAGGAGTTTAATGGGCTGGACCGCGGCGTCATCCGCCAGTCCCTCCGCTATCTCACCTTCGACATGCGCGTGTCCCGTGCAACGATGGACGCGGCGCAACAGGGGCTCGACTTTGCCTCGAAGATCGGCGCCCTCAAGCAAACACCGTCACTCAACTCGATGCTGGATCTCCGCTACCTCAACCAGGTGGTCAAGGAAGATCCGAAGATCTTCAGCGACCTGCCCGCGATCCCGCGCGCCCTTGTCCTCCCGTAG
- a CDS encoding glucose 1-dehydrogenase, producing MGSDLFDLTGRIAAVCGGAGGIGGRVAAGLARQGASVAVVDLDEEGAGRVAHDIQALGGRATAVSADIATSIAATRCVDAVVKELGALDVLVNAVGFNIFKPVLELTDDEIQRLVSLNLTSALLISRAAVPAMRRRGGGKIINFASVTALFGSPGQSVYAAAKAGLVNLTKSMALEWAPYHIQVNAVSPVMTETAINAAWLAANPDRKAGIASAIPAGRLGRPDDLVGPVVFLASRASDFVLGQTLYVDGGTGAVHPLLK from the coding sequence GTGGGCTCAGACCTGTTCGACCTCACCGGCCGGATCGCGGCGGTCTGCGGCGGAGCGGGCGGCATCGGCGGCCGCGTCGCCGCGGGGCTCGCTCGACAGGGGGCATCGGTGGCTGTCGTCGATCTCGACGAGGAAGGCGCCGGGCGGGTGGCGCACGACATCCAGGCCCTCGGCGGGCGCGCGACTGCGGTCTCGGCCGACATCGCGACGTCGATCGCGGCCACCCGGTGCGTGGACGCGGTCGTCAAAGAGCTGGGGGCGCTCGACGTGCTCGTGAACGCGGTCGGCTTCAACATCTTCAAGCCGGTGCTCGAGCTCACCGACGACGAGATCCAGCGCTTGGTGTCGCTCAATCTCACCTCGGCGCTTCTGATCTCCCGGGCCGCGGTTCCGGCGATGCGACGCCGCGGGGGTGGGAAGATCATCAACTTCGCATCGGTGACGGCGCTGTTTGGCAGCCCAGGGCAGAGCGTCTACGCGGCGGCGAAGGCCGGGCTCGTGAACCTGACAAAATCGATGGCGCTCGAGTGGGCCCCGTACCACATCCAGGTGAACGCGGTGTCGCCGGTGATGACGGAGACGGCGATCAACGCTGCTTGGCTCGCCGCGAACCCGGACCGCAAGGCCGGGATCGCGTCCGCGATCCCGGCGGGACGGCTTGGCCGCCCTGACGACCTCGTTGGGCCCGTGGTGTTTCTTGCCAGCCGCGCGTCCGACTTTGTGCTGGGCCAGACGCTCTACGTCGACGGCGGGACCGGTGCCGTGCACCCGCTGCTCAAATGA
- a CDS encoding 2-dehydropantoate 2-reductase: MRIVVMGAGGLGSKFGGLLAEHADVWLVHRRPAHVEAIERHGLRIRRDGAERIVSPRATTDLRGLGTVDVVLLLVKSYDTDGAAEAIVPLLGRHSLVVTFQNGLGNLETLAGRAGAARSALGVTFQGATLAGPGTVIDTGHGPSYLGGAPASADRVSALAELLTRATIPTEVVANVEGLLWAKLAVTAGINAVAAVLRVPNGVLGRVAEAKQLSLRAIDETMAVAEARAIRLAFDPRERFELVTAATADMRSGTLLDAMRGRRTEVDALSGAIAAAGRAAGVPTPVNEALWLMVKAIEATHTFRVAEA, from the coding sequence ATGCGGATCGTCGTCATGGGAGCGGGCGGGCTGGGCTCGAAGTTCGGTGGGCTCCTGGCCGAGCACGCCGACGTCTGGCTGGTGCATCGACGACCGGCCCACGTCGAGGCGATCGAGCGACATGGGCTCCGGATCCGGCGGGATGGCGCCGAGCGGATCGTGAGCCCGCGCGCGACGACCGATCTCCGCGGGCTAGGAACCGTGGACGTCGTACTGCTGCTGGTCAAGTCATACGACACTGACGGCGCGGCCGAGGCGATCGTGCCCTTGCTCGGCCGGCACTCGCTTGTCGTCACGTTCCAGAACGGCCTCGGCAATCTCGAGACGCTCGCCGGGCGCGCCGGCGCTGCCCGAAGCGCGCTCGGCGTGACGTTCCAGGGCGCCACGCTGGCGGGGCCCGGAACGGTCATCGACACCGGCCATGGACCAAGCTATCTCGGCGGGGCGCCGGCGAGCGCGGACCGGGTGTCCGCGCTCGCGGAGCTCCTTACTCGCGCCACCATTCCGACGGAGGTCGTCGCCAACGTGGAGGGCTTGCTGTGGGCGAAGCTCGCCGTGACCGCGGGAATCAACGCGGTCGCCGCGGTGCTGCGCGTGCCGAACGGGGTGCTCGGCCGTGTGGCGGAGGCGAAGCAGTTGTCGCTGCGCGCGATCGACGAGACCATGGCCGTCGCGGAGGCGCGCGCGATCCGTTTGGCGTTCGATCCGCGCGAGCGATTCGAGTTGGTCACAGCAGCGACCGCGGACATGCGGTCGGGCACGCTGCTCGATGCGATGCGCGGACGGCGGACGGAGGTGGACGCACTCTCCGGCGCCATCGCGGCAGCCGGACGCGCGGCGGGCGTGCCCACGCCCGTCAACGAGGCACTGTGGTTGATGGTGAAGGCGATCGAGGCCACGCACACGTTCCGCGTGGCCGAGGCCTGA